One window of the Tachypleus tridentatus isolate NWPU-2018 chromosome 10, ASM421037v1, whole genome shotgun sequence genome contains the following:
- the LOC143229872 gene encoding uncharacterized protein LOC143229872: MMIPARVILTLLLLQAPLWTYATQPEEDEPSVKLPDYEKNQQSSGDDLTKYVVMYEKRAQFDSPESYGKGPWELFTYGFGVKYGHNPTKRIEKGYGYVKALGRDFCKENPEHCASFFDPNAFLYRGIKEPYWGYQARGSSLHALTHGLHLKQATPIDSIGRHHKRF, from the coding sequence ACTCTCCTGCTGTTGCAAGCCCCACTGTGGACGTACGCTACCCAACCAGAAGAGGATGAGCCCTCAGTAAAACTCCCCGATTACGAGAAGAACCAGCAGTCTTCAGGTGATGATCTGACAAAATATGTTGTAATGTATGAAAAGAGGGCTCAATTTGACTCTCCAGAAAGTTACGGAAAGGGCCCTTGGGAGCTGTTTACTTACGGCTTCGGAGTCAAGTACGGCCATAACCCTACGAAACGGATCGAAAAAGGCTACGGTTACGTCAAAGCCTTGGGTCGTGATTTCTGTAAGGAGAACCCAGAACACTGCGCAAGCTTCTTTGATCCCAACGCATTCCTTTACAGAGGTATTAAAGAACCATACTGGGGATACCAGGCCAGAGGCTCCTCCCTTCACGCTCTGACCCACGGGTTACACCTTAAACAAGCTACTCCAATTGATTCAATCGGTCGTCATCATAAACGGTTCTAA